atatatatatatatatatatatatatatacacacacactaaatataaaataccacTAGTTGCAAGTCATGACTTATTCAATCAAGTTAACATGAAAAGTTACTGGCTCTAGTGTCACAAATCTAGTATACAACAATGAAAAACTCTAAAAGACCTACTTTCTGATATAAACAACTTGTTGCTAGGGGCGTTgctttgaaaaaagtataacttgGTTACAAAATATGCTGTTTTagcacatttaaaaaatcattcattATAATGATCtatgtattaataatattctgCTCTAAGcagaatattattaatacataaatCATTATAATGaatgatttatgtttattttgatcCTAGGTTAATCCAGACTAAATGCTTTAGTTTCATCTTAAGAAAAATTAGTACtgattttataactttttgtaatCTTTAAACATAACTttccttttatttataaaaattatatatatatatatatatatatatatatatatatatatatatatatatatatatatatatatatatatatatatatatatatatatatatatttgtgtcataattatttttaaaatattgaaagctgattttataaaacttcaacttttttaaactagtttttatgaaaaagaaagCTATTACTTTATTAACGTAttcaaaaagattaaataagGTCATAAATAAtgtcataatatttaattatcaaaaataggcttcattttgaatttgatgcttttaaatattttattttttttccattatgctTAAGTGCTTTAAAAtgctaatttaaatataaattttatccaTTATTTAGAACACTACTTTagtaactttttgtatttttataaagttcagtTTATTTAGGGCATCGGTTTTGACCATGTtgagctaaatttttttctaaatggaAAGAATCTTCACTGTCCTTTGCGTGGCATTAAAGGTGTGGTTCGGCCAATTATTTGTGGTAtgcttttatttcataaattatgattaataataattaaaagtattaatgataattaaaagtattaatatgatgtttttaaataaataattttgttacattatatttattagaaaaagaatCTCATTAAACATgtataacagatttttttatccaaaaattttttcatatacggtttcaaaataaactttttgaagacaatttaaactctatttttcatttcatttactttagagTTATATAAAATTAGAGATCTCTGTTTCAAATaagatcaaaaaatgttttacttataAGAAAATGCTCCAAACAAACAGGGAAAGTTTTtacatatctttattattattttgctgttttttgTATGATCAAAAAGAGCTctgaaaataagttaaaaaataaaggtgtataaaaatagaaagaatgAGAGCTAATAGAAATAATcagtttcaaataaaagttgttaaatttaatttttttcaaattagtttctaacaaaaaaatcttaaatttttttttcaaagaaaatgagttaatttttttcaattttttcaaatgtaaaagaaaatgcAGAATCTAAAATTGTAGGCTTAGATGAGCAAGCCTTCTGAGGAGAGGTAACTTTTGATAACTTGGCCACAGCTCTTTGCATGTTCTGATAACTTgcgtgttttaaaaatgttcttaaaaaatcaagttaaacaAAGCATAAACTGGAAAAATCttagcaaataataaaacaaataagcaagaaaaaatataagcataaaaatatatttttttaatttagtctcGATTAATTGTTCAAAGCTAATAATTTTTCAAGTATCATAATGCAGCCTAGCACTTAAAGATATAACGTTAGATATTTGTGACGCCACTGCTAGATAGGTATTGGGTGTGGGATCAAATATTCACTTTAATAGACATtagaaaataagtaatttaaaagtttggataaaataactttaaaactttcatcttttctaaagttaaagtgaaacgtttttaaattaaaaaaaaacaaacatatttgttatttttatagttttttttttttttaataatcttatttattttctcatttgttaagatttattttcttttttttagttaattttattatttattgatttttttctttatttttattttttcagtgtGCTTTAAAAATGCACAAATTAGTAGAACATGCAAAGAGCTGCGcccaagttattaaaaaaattattatgtttgtGTTCAGAAAAGGCATGTAACTGCATGCCTTTTCCCGCCTTCCTACCCTCAATGTGAGGGTAATgagttgaattatttattttttcataaatatgcATTAGCTGTTTATGATAAgggaaaactttaatttattggaatatttaaattgtcttttaatatagtttatgcagcatttatttaaaaaattattaaatattattaaattattttaaaaaagtcataattagttattaaggaaaatatttttactgcatttttaaaatagtttattctttcaataaaaagctaaagaaatgaaaatgctttaagttaaaacttttttatcatatttaatttaaagtatttaattttaaaatacaacaatttttgttgaatTATGTATACTTTTAAATCAATGAATTTTTGTTGGATTATGTATACTTTTGAAAGTGCTTATGATTAACTGTTTATAAAAGCATTTCCCGAGAAACCATTATTGTCTCGCTCTATAGAGCAAAGGTCTATAGAACGAGGCAATAATGTCTTAGAGAATTTAGTtattaaactttctttaaattatttctcTAAACTAATTTATGAAGTTTATTCAATTCGATTGAGGtcaagtttaaagtttaaatcaatttaattttattaattcaatatcTCAAAAAGTTTTAGTgatattgaattaataaaattatttttatgaattataataaaattatagttttatgattttattataactttataaagttataatttaatgaatttaactttataaaagttatgttcACCAATATCTCAATGGTaagtgttaaaaatgttaactgTTAAGAAATTCACCCATAAACAATTATCGCCTTAcattattaaatatcaaaagccaaaatgataaaacaaacaattattattttatgtataagattgttttaaacaataaatataatccTTTTCAAATAcgaaatttagattttatttccaatttttgttatattgtttaaaaaatatttaacattgtttaaaattttttttttaatattttcaaaattaaatttaataaaatatttactttaaaaaattttactacactttaaaataatacttttaacaatataaatatgtatgctAAGTTGAGTTACATTTACATGTGTTAcgctttcttttttcttttttttgccacaaaatCTTGTAACAAAGTTCAAgtcagcaaaaaatatatttctttgaaaaatatttctactaCAAGGTTGCTCCTGGTTACAGCTACAATTGCAAGTATCATAAATACAAGCAAAGGAGATTTGATTTCATAAGCAACAGAGATtaagttttcattattaaaagaaGCTTTAAGCAGtcataaaataaagataaataactGAAGGAAACAATGTAAATACTCTTTAATATAAGTATCTACGTTGAAAAGATGGGATTATGCAAAACTGGAAAATTccaataaaacttaagtaaagtaaattattaagtaaaagtaaatacttcaaaaaaactAGTAGtggtagtaaaaaaaaatgtataaagaattaaatatctttttgtttctcATTATACACGGTGTGTCCCAAAAATAACCAAACTTTTtggatataaaataaaacacacaTTATATCATCAttgaaagttattatttattcaaaataagttcCATTAGACTTAAAACAATGTTTGGCACGATCAACCAGCGCATGCATagatttttttatgtcatttgtAGGAATGTTCTTCAACATCTTGGTTACAGCTGTTTGAATGGCTGGGATATCATCATAAAATGCTCCTTTCATCTTGGTTTTCAGTTTTGGAAATAGAAAATAGTCACATGGTGATAGATCAGGCGAATATGGAGGGTGGTTGATGAGAGAAATccgttttttcatcaaaaatttgtTCACTTTTTTGGTCTTGTGAGGCAGTGCATTGTCGTGCAATAAAAACAGTTGTTTTCCTCCCGGATATTCAGATCTAACACAACAAATTCTTTTCCACAAACGATCTAAAACGCCTAAATAGTATTCTCCATTAGCAGTTCAACCTTCTGGAACAAATTCCTTGTGGACAATACCCTTCGAATCATAAAAAGTAATCAACATTGTCTTGATTCAAGACTTCTGGAAAcgcaatttttttggttttggcTCGACTTTGGACTTCCATTCAGCAGATTGACGCTTAGTTTCAGGGTCATATTTAAAGCACCATGGCTCATCACCATTTATGATCGAATCAAGAAAGTATGGATCGTTTTCAACAGTTTCAACAATGTCTTTGCAATGCTCCACATGAACAATTTTTTGGTCTTCATTTAATTGATGTGGAACAAAATGCGCACATACCTTTCTTTTACCCAAATCTTGAGTTAAAATTCTCCAAATAGTTAATTCCTCAGTAACATTCTCGTAGTAAAATTTGCATTGATACCAATGATTTCACAGACTTTTTCCACCAATTCAGCACGATTACTAGCTTCTGGACGATCTGGCCTCAGATTGTCATTTAAATCCTCACGACCATTTTTGAATCATGTAAACCACATATAAACTTGAGTACGACTCATACAATCATCAccataaacttttttcatcaatttgtATGTCTCAgcgaattttttttcaagtttaacacaaaattttatattcgcTCTTTGTTCCATTTTCGTTTTGTAACATTAGGACgcgtttttcttttattgaaatGGCTGTAACTTTCACATCTGTCATCCGATTTACATGAATGTAGATGCGTTTGAAAGAGGATGAATGTATCTTTTTCATGCTGCAAATTATCAATGGATGGTGCTGCAtgttatatgatttaaatatgaAGTTCGGTTATTTTTGTGACACACTGTGTAAGGCACcagaaattgaataaaaaccttttaaaatccGATATCTTGGCAGAAATAGTGGGGACTAATGGCTACTGAATTTATCCTTTCCATtgcgtgattttttattttttggcttaattaaaaacaatacttttaaaataattatttaataaagttgttaataaattcaatatgataatatagtataacattttgtaaacaaatttatttacagtGGATGATGGTTGCATCATTGATGTTAGTTTTTCTCGATTTATATTTCCTCCTCCACCCGGTTTTCAGAAGCTAATGGTTGAGGTCgatcttctttaaaaaagtttcagcttgcatgtttttttaaatttttatgtttttgcattttttttaattgtaattttttctgctgtatgttttataaattattaaattgttctTTCCCTTTGTTTTAAAAcctgtattttgttttaaactctttacatttttatttttgtggttatactgtatttttatttttatattgtttttttttttattctgtatttttttaaatattattacatatggcgattactttttattctttgtatttatacaaaaggtaatatttatattcattttttatttataattgtgtAATTAAGCATGTTGTtgtgtaataatatataagtaaataatatataataatacaaaattatttaaatttttaattatttatacaaaataattaaaaatcattaaatagtatatttcttaaaaattcgtttacctttttttaactactttctaacaagaaaagaaaaagtttctggtttactaaatgaaaatttacaaatttaacagGAAACATTCttgcaactttaattttttattttatctttggtttaattatattttgtcaaGTTCGAAAATTCTCAATATGTTTTAAAGAGATAAAATGTTATCTTCTAGCCTCtcaattcttaaataaataaaaaaatctgatgttcaatttttaatatatacatttatcatttatagcacatattttaatattgcagTAATATGATTCATATTCCTAGTGCAGGTgggtataaaaaatgaatttatactACTTTAACTGAATGTGGATACACAGAAGGTGTCAACATAAAACAGCAAGGTAGTTTTGTATAACGTTTTTTGCTCAAAACTTACttctttaaatagtaattttgtgtgttctaatttttctttttagttttctGTTAGTTATAACTgctaatatttgttttttaatggtgaaattgttattatttgttattatttattttttattttatttttatcttataactATAGCACACAAATATAGGACATAATGGGTTTTGATTTTAAGAACTTGTTTCTAAAAAATGTGTGCACTCCAGTCCCATCTCACACCTCCAATTAGACACAgtgtttatgatttttttaagttgttatgtGAATTGTGTAAGtgaagtttttttgtattttcattttagaaaTATCTGACAGTGAGTGTGTTATTGTTAAAACATATGCAGTTGGTATTAATTATGCTGATATAATAATACGCTGGGGTCTATAAATCTGCAACTGATTTTGTTGGTTGGCCCATCACACCTGGATTTGAGTTTAGCGGCACAATAAAAAGGGTTGGTGAaaatgttaaagattttattgttgGTGATAGAGTGGCTGGTCTGACATGCTTTGGAGCTTATACAACACGTGTTAAAGTTCCTGCTCATATGATAAGAAAAGTCTCATCAAATGTTTGAATGTCAGCAAAAGTCAGCAGCTGCTGAATTTCTAACAGTTGCTGCCACTGCTTACTATACAGTTTTTGAGCTAAGCAAATTGCGTGTTGCTGACTCTGTGTTAGTACATTTTGTAGCAGGAGGTGTTGGATCTATGTTGTGTCAAATGCTACAAAATTCTGGATGCAATGTTGTGGGAGTTGTTGGAGCAACTCACAAGGTTAAAACAGCCAAATATCTAGGTTTGTCtttgtctgtgtgtgtgtgtgtatgtacaCGAATATCTTTGCTTACTTTGCTTTACATGAAATATCATTGATGCTGTTATACTGAACTGTATGTATGTAAATTATTGATtcattatttttgcaattttttcataattttagaatatatcatgattattttttatatttatttaatatttaaaggaTGCTCGTCAGTTATTCATAAATCTATTCATAATGTATGGGAAGAAGCCAAAAAAGTTGCACCAAATGGCTTTGCTGCCATTTTTGACACTGATGGAGTTAAAACTCTGAAAGATAGCTATAATCATATTAAATATGGCGGATGTCTAATATCgtatggtaattttttttatcttactttACTCCTAAACAACTAAAAGTAAAGTGAAAGTCTACagtaaaatttcttttcaatGACATCTGGTTCAGTTTTATTGTTTCAAGTATATAGCATCCTTACGGATACTATTTAATTGCAGTAAGTTTGAATGTGAGCAATCTGTTTTTGGCAACTAATAAGACACCCTTGGGATAAAACTTAACGGTTTTATCCCAAATAAGCCTTAAAGTTGCTCAAGACAACTGCACTTTTAACTATTTAGATGTACCTTTaactatttatactattttgttAATGTGATTTTCTGAGTTTGATATTATTCAGCTATATTATCTCGAAATTATTTAAgtgaagttttaatattttttttaaggtctcagtattaaacatattttattactttgtattGGCTCCTAAAACTTTCAGAACAATCTATTCTATCTATTGTAATTCtctattgtttataataaacaaaaggtttattataaatttgggAACAAAAGGTTCGCACAgtttttttgagcattttttaaatcacactttttttttatggcttttCTATGGTCTACCTACAAGTTTTGGTTCTGTTTAAAgacttctatttttaattttacccaACAGTTTTTGATGGGGTTTGATTTGATGAATTGCCTCATCATGAGGAAATTTTCCTAATGTTGTGTTTTGACTATTATTGCCTGAAACAAATtctcattttacataaaaatatacacagttttttaactaaaaatcaGTTAAGCACATTGCTCTTTAAAATTTcccaataacttaaaaattgtcAGTCTCAACTTGTAGTAATAGGTGGTAAACAATTGTTGGCAATGATTGCACCGAAAATCATAATAGCTGGACATTTTTTAACACAAGGTGCATGGTACCTGGGATAAAAGCATAATTTTAGTGGccaaaaaacattaattattgtCTGAGAACATTACATGTTGCCTTATTTTTACAGTTCAATCCCTATGCTCTTTGCATAAGTTTCAAAAGcgattgtaaatatttttatgagaaaGGCATGGCTTGTACacaattttaatatgtttatacatatatcatatatatatatatatatatatatatatatatatatattatatatatatatatatatatatatatatatatatatatatatatatatatatatatatatatatatatgtatatatatatccatacatataaatacatatatatacatatacatatatatatatatatatatatatatatatatatatatatatatatatatatatattagtattgtTATTGACTTCGACTAGTACGTACGTGGTTTGACTTTTGCTCCTtaactttatctattttataaaaacattgaatttcatGTGTGTAACTGcaattaatttagttaacaaaTTGTAACtatgtacataaaaaaaaacaaaaaaaaaacgttttattcgAAAACTGAATACAccacatttgaaaaaaaacttatcatttattattaccAAGATGCCGCACGGATTTAAGGagaatgagaaaaaaaatcctCAATTCCTTGAGTtgtataaaaaagcaaattcaACACTTGAAAAACAAAAGCAGTATCAGCACGCACGTTGtggaaaatagtaaaaaaatgattaatccttgtataaaaaaaaaaacgagttaaAAGTGAAAGCACCAAAGTCAAAAGGATCAATTATGTCATTCTGGGTAAATACCTTTTCACCACctagcctatatatatatatatatatatatatatatatatatatatatatatatatatatatatatatatatatatatatatatatatatatatataaatatatatatatatatatatatatatatatatatatatatatatatatatatatataaatatatatatatatatatatatatatatatatatatatatatatatatatatatatatatatatatatatatatatatatatgtatgtatatatatgtgtgtgtgtgtgtatatatatatatatatatatatatatatatatatatatatatatatatatatatatatatatatatatatatatatatatatatatatatatatatatatatatatatatatcaatcttCGGATAGAGAGAGAGGAGAGACTggggctaaatttttttatattatgtaactataattataacacatcagaaataaaaaacttaaagtattaaattaaaaatttcaaggttattgatagttttgtttttttgatataaaattcgaatttttgctttcaatatttttttgggtTTCACTGTAAGCTTAAAGATATATGACCAGAGTTTATAGTCCTTGGCCTTGCCTTAAGGCCAAAAATAAAGGCCTTGACCTTGGTCTTAATCTTGACCTTGAAACTGTTGGCCTTGGGCTTGGCCTTGaaaattttggccttggccatgattgttttggccttggccttcaaaaaaaaaaatacgtcaaattaaagaattaaaatctttatttttatgtattttttttttgtacaagtatattttcttattgacttCG
This genomic interval from Hydra vulgaris chromosome 01, alternate assembly HydraT2T_AEP contains the following:
- the LOC100211049 gene encoding prostaglandin reductase 1 isoform X2, whose product is MFECQQKSAAAEFLTVAATAYYTVFELSKLRVADSVLVHFVAGGVGSMLCQMLQNSGCNVVGVVGATHKVKTAKYLGCSSVIHKSIHNVWEEAKKVAPNGFAAIFDTDGVKTLKDSYNHIKYGGCLISYDDVIKQGCHSF